A single region of the Stigmatopora argus isolate UIUO_Sarg chromosome 6, RoL_Sarg_1.0, whole genome shotgun sequence genome encodes:
- the dlgap4b gene encoding disks large-associated protein 4 isoform X4, producing MKGLGTSHTRHRSDSCEPPSGHFEVLYPQKTSSIPRSPYLLNPRMDQYGTMDPHLYPPANPGSLPPECLLPLNNQLSNSSTFPRIHYNSYDTADYSPHVEGIGGIRPGTLGASMSMGMGSGMGMAELSGRTSMITSGSATISHHMTKSQSPRSLPEFDKQLPGGRDGFSTLQFHRTSALAASKQRTDSPGRIRYMLHSVQKLFAKSQSLESHQMKGNINGRSTGSGGGSSGTDDGGKHNRRAKSKDRGTKSETTTKRRPRSNMSGYWSSDDLDSSDMSSFHNTMTMMTIGRATDHENHGVQNRYIHSGYNTISSSKSSNDIKYQTLAGPPSGGGNGLGEPENMLMNENDYMKAGSWSAMTMGRPRQVIQKGSATLDRSLLKSKSCQQELTCNYLQVGRRGDWSSSLGRSGGANEIPCRRMRSGSYVKAMADMEDSEDSEGSPKPSPKTAARRQSYLRATQHSLSDQLPPRNRTLDYTLFQGELDALWSPFHSVSSHNQLGRSMTSCLPSLRELANNRSLDNLDCIGGTGSPVPHWEDDDFRQACSTLGRRSCMGQLRDLDMSHHYEDRSSDSTFRDSRSHSQDNPEPPDVTMPTCFRSRSHSYLRAIQAGCSQDDDVTSIDSGSLPPSESTVRTYGNSTVSCITTSKKAAPPPVPPRTTSKPYISVTVQSSTESAQDNYLEQRSEVNSQSSHAQSNSSDSLDSTRANSLARGLPRPPHIIPTPIAIPREPLVPTTANASTETSDSSFVLHDSKKSELSNSAEEALVIPVPRRKLSSIGIQVDCIQEVPREESPPLAKFQSIGVQVEDGWQPGQPSNMASKQDTDSDKQEVPVIPHISQASPTEKKVMVSSGSQSLSSPPEQDSLDNGDTTGDASSPPPPRQFLNRSTTRSSSSSFSESLDPALDPSSLPPPDPWLESGNGSSSIAPQSVSGGGTLCRRDGHWFLKLLQAEAGRMEGWCQQMDQETKENELSEEVLGKVRSAVGSAQLLISQKFQQFQGLCEQNLNVNANPRPTLQDLAGFWDMLQLSIEDISLKFDELYHLKSNDWKPVLSAAAQSPPERKVLPTPAAQCPGWGREEGSHSSV from the exons ATGAAAGGGCTGGGGACCAGCCATACCAGACATCGGTCTGACTCCTGTGAACCTCCCTCTGGCCACTTTGAGGTCCTTTACCCTCAAAAGACCAGCAGTATACCCCGGAGTCCTTACTTGCTGAACCCTAGAATGGACCAGTATGGCACAATGGACCCCCACCTTTACCCACCAGCGAATCCAGGTTCCCTTCCACCAGAATGCCTGCTGCCTCTCAATAACCAGCTGTCCAATAGCAGCACATTCCCCAGGATTCACTACAATTCGTACGACACCGCAGACTACTCCCCACACGTGGAGGGCATTGGTGGAATAAGACCTGGGACGTTGGGAGCTTCCATGTCTATGGGCATGGGATCAGGTATGGGCATGGCTGAGCTTAGTGGACGAACATCTATGATTACAAGCGGTTCAGCTACCATATCGCACCACATGACCAAGAGCCAGTCACCTCGCAGTCTTCCGGAGTTTGATAAGCAGCTGCCCGGTGGTCGAGATGGCTTCAGCACCTTACAGTTCCATAGAACATCTGCATTAGCTGCGAGCAAACAGCGTACAGACAGTCCTGGTCGCATTCGTTATATGCTACACTCCGTGCAGAAGCTCTTTGCAAAGTCCCAGTCACTGGAGAGCCACCAAATGAAAGGAAACATCAACGGACGGTCCACAGGTAGCGGTGGTGGTTCTTCGGGCACTGACGATGGAGGAAAGCATAACCGCAGAGCCAAAAGTAAAGATCGGGGGACTAAATCTGAAACCACTACCAAGCGACGACCGCGCTCCAACATGTCAGGTTACTGGAGCTCCGATGATTTGGACAGCAGTGACATGAGCAGCTTCCACAACACCATGACAATGATGACTATTGGGCGTGCCACGGACCATGAGAACCACGGGGTGCAGAATCGATACATTCATAGTGGCTACAACACCATCAGCTCATCTAAAAGCAGCAATGACATAAAGTATCAGACACTTGCTGGACCTCCAAGTGGAGGAGGTAATGGACTTGGAGAACCAGAGAATATgctaatgaatgaaaatgattacaTGAAAGCGGGGTCCTGGTCCGCAATGACGATGGGCAGGCCAAGGCAAGTGATCCAAAAGGGCTCAGCCACTCTTGATAGGTCCCTGCTTAAGTCCAAGTCATGCCAACAGGAACTTACCTGCAACTACCTGCAGGTGGGGCGAAGG GGTGATTGGAGCAGCTCATTAGGTCGCAGCGGGGGTGCCAATGAAATTCCATGTCGGCGGATGCGCAGTGGAAGCTACGTGAAGGCCATGGCAGACATGGAGGACAGCGAAGACTCGGAGGGGAGCCCCAAACCTTCGCCAAAGACCGCTGCTCGACGCCAGAGCTACCTCAGGGCCACACAGCATTCTCTGAGCGACCAACTACCCCCACGCAA CAGAACACTGGATTATACCTTATTTCAAGGGGAGCTGGATGCCCTGTGGTCACCCTTCCACAGTGTGTCCTCCCACAACCAACTGGGCAGGTCAATGACCAG CTGTCTTCCATCACTCAGAGAGCTCGCCAATAATCGCAGCCTGGACAATCTTGACTGCATCGGAGGTACGGGGTCACCTGTGCCACACTGGGAGGATGATGACTTCAGACAAGCCTGCAGCACTTTAGGAAGACGGAGCTGCATGGGACAG CTTCGGGACCTGGACATGAGTCATCATTACGAGGACCGTAGCTCCGATTCCACATTTCGAGATTCCCGCTCCCATTCTCAGGACAACCCAGAGCCTCCAGACGTGACCATGCCCACTTGCTTCCGATCCCGCAGTCACAGTTACCTAAGAGCCATCCAGGCTGGCTGCTCTCAAGATGATGACGTGACCTCCATAGACTCAGGCTCGCTCCCACCATCTGAGAGCACTGTTCGCACCTATGGTAACAGCACTG TCTCATGCATCACCACCTCTAAGAAGGCTGCTCCACCCCCCGTCCCACCACGCACCACCTCCAAACCCTACATTTCTGTGACTGTACAGAGTAGCACCGAGTCAGCCCAGGACAACTACCTGGAGCAAAGGTCAGAGGTCAACAGCCAGTCCAGCCACGCGCAGAGCAACTCTTCCGACAGCCTTGACAGCACTCGCGCCAACAGCCTGGCCCGGGGATTACCTCGCCCTCCGCACATCATCCCCACTCCCATCGCTATCCCCAGAGAGCCACTTGTCCCCACCACCGCCAACGCTTCCACGGAAACAAGTGACTCAAGCTTCGTCCTGCATGATTCCAAGAAGTCAGAATTAAGTAATTCTGCGGAAGAGGCTCTCGTAATCCCAGTGCCAAGACGGAAACTCTCTTCAATTGGCATACAG GTTGACTGCATACAAGAAGTTCCACGAGAGGAGAGCCCACCACTGGCCAAGTTTCAATCTATCGGAGTACAGGTGGAGGACGGGTGGCA GCCCGGTCAACCTTCTAACATGGCCTCCAAACAAGACACAGACTCAGATAAACAGGAAGTCCCTGTCATTCCCCACATTAGTCAGGCCAGTCCCACTGAAAAGAAAGTTATGGTCAGTAGTGGCAGCCAGTCTTTGAGCTCCCCTCCTGAACAGGACTCCTTAGACAACGGCGACACTACTGGTGACGCTTCCTCCCCTCCACCTCCCCGGCAGTTCCTCAATCGCTCCACCACACGAAGTAGTTCTTCCTCTTTCTCAGAAAGCCTTGACCCGGCGCTTGACCCTTCATCATTACCCCCTCCAGATCCCTGGCTAGAGAGCGGGAACGGGAGTAGCAGCATTGCCCCCCAGAGTGTTAGTGGAGGAGGGACACTGTGTCGAAGAGATGGCCACTGGTTCCTGAAGCTACTGCAGGCTGAAGCAGGACGCATGGAAGGCTGGTGCCAGCAGATGGATCAGGAGACCAAAGAAAATGAACTCTCAGAGGAAG TATTGGGTAAGGTCCGCAGTGCAGTGGGAAGTGCCCAGCTCTTAATATCCCAGAAGTTCCAGCAGTTCCAAGGATTGTGTGAACAAAATCTG AATGTGAACGCCAATCCGCGGCCCACACTGCAAGACCTGGCTGGTTTTTGGGACATGTTGCAGCTTTCCATCGAGGACATCAGCCTCAAGTTTGATGAGCTGTACCACCTCAAGTCCAATGACTGGAAGCCTGTGCTATCAGCGGCAGCCCAGTCGCCCCCTGAGCGGAAGGTACTTCCCACCCCTGCTGCCCAGTGCCCTGGCTGGG GACGAGAAGAAGGCAGTCACTCCAGCGTCTAA